Genomic DNA from Channa argus isolate prfri chromosome 10, Channa argus male v1.0, whole genome shotgun sequence:
GTTTTTCAGGTAGtccaatttaaatgtatgttataTTGTGTTGTTCTTCTGCTGATTAATGGCCAACTATAGATCAATTATTGCAGCCTTAAGTAGACATAAACTTATGCAACACTGGTGTTTCTGCTAACAAACTATATTTGTGCTGTTCAGCCATGGTATCAGAGATGTTTGCAagtccaactttatttatatagcgccaattcataacaaagtcatcttagggcactttaaagaataaagtcaagattataaagatatataaagagaacccaacaattctccctggagcaagccataggcaacagtggagaggaaaaactccctttaacggaagaaacctccagcagaaccaggctcagggtggacggccatctgtcTCGACCGGTTGGGATGGgcggaaaggggagagagaaaagaacagagcaacaaaaagcaacaacaaaacatcaggcagattggtaggaccagtagctgcacgctggaagacacacagcttcaaagccagggacacctgcagaaagggaaagagagagggggacagagaagaacaaagacaactacggcttagttggaatagggtctagcagacaggttgttggtttagatgaggtaataattgaagttagctcagagagatctatgggtaaaaagcagtctaacagggattgggcccttatcgatgactctagcactgctgtacatgaagatctatctgtaatatttggggggaggatctggtgaattctttctctaatagctacaattttattcataaagaaagtcatgaagtcattgctgctcagagttaagggaatagtaggctcaacagaactatggctcttagtcagcctggctacagtgctgaacagaaacctggggttgttcttgttttcttgtattaatgatgaataatatgctgttctttttgtacattttaaaactatttttccaggctaaatgagattcttttaaatttctggaacgccacttcctttccaactttcgtgttgcctgttttaagttgcgtgtttgtgaactatactaTGGACAttgcctcttctggtttactgccttctttttcagaggggcaacactattgagtattgtacgtagtgaggctgcagaattgtcaacaagataatctacttgtgcaggagtaacattaagcagactactttccattgtattaagatatggtgaagcaaatgatgaaaaaataatttctttaaatttgttggcacgtttttcacttaagcatctgctatagtggaatttttccctaactgctatttAGTCCactattgtaaattcaaatgttataaaaaaatggtcagacagaagagagttgtgaggaaatattgttaaattatccgcaaccactcacattcacacctatgggtaatttggagtcaccaattaacctaacatgcatgtctttggactgtgggagaaaatgGAGTATCCagaagaaaacccacaaaagcCCAGaaggaacatgcaaacttcccACAGAATGGCCACAGCCAGACGGGTTTTTCACTGGGGATCTTCTAACTGTGAGACAACTGCACTAACTATTCCACCATCTTGCTGCCAAGTGGGCTGATATAAAGACCCCAATTGCCATAGCAAACTACAGATCCACAAGCCACTATTCTTACAACCTGACTGACTCTCTCTCGTTCTCAGGGGTAAAGGTGACGTATCTCACCACCTGTGACAGTTGACACAACAAATGCTTTGATGTCACAAGAGTCTGTTTTGTGGATTTGACAAGATAaaaatattgtgatattttctaaacatttaaaaatattactgcTGGATCACTTAGTCGACCTTCGTTAAAACGAGCTACACTAGGACTACATTGCCCAAAGTTAGATGACTTCCTGCCAAGTGCGCATGCGCTTTCATTGGTTCTACTCTGCACAGCTGTAGGAGAAAATGGCAGCGCTCATGCTAGGGCAGCAGGTAAGACATTCAAAGATTTTTgtaatctttttcattttctcatagTTATGAACGAATAATCCTTAGCTTAAAAACGCGTCTTGGTTATTATATTCTTTTTGCGGTCCAGAACATGaagctaaatgttttaaaaatgctccCGAGGTATTGCACTTGAATGACTGCTAATTTATTAGCTTACCGGCTAGTCTGTAACGCAAATAGTACAGAGCGTGCTGTAAGTTTATTggttcatattttgttttctctgtggtagggttatgcatttttttcctctcttttagGTTCGCCAGTTCAGCACGTCTGTGATCAGGCCTTTGACAAAATTGGTTAAGGTAAACTACATGGTCGTTTGCAGATTATAACAGGATTAGCAGTCGAAGTTTACCTCTCTAACGTTTTATATGTTCTTCTAGCCTCCCATCCAAGTGTATGGAGTGGAGGGCCGCTATGCCACTGCGCTGTTTTCAGCTGCCAGTAAGCAGAACAAACTGGACCAAGTGGAGCAGGAACTAGGAAAAGTATCTgtaagcacaaaacaaaaaaacacacatttttctctctctagaTAGATTGATATGAGAGAgatgaaataacattttatatataattcaTGTTTTGGATATATTGTTTGTAATCCATTTTGATTCTAAATATACTTAATAaattaagagaaaaataattgaataaCAATTTTGCCCATTTGTTTCTTGGTACGTGCTCTGTATGTTGTTGATGTTCAAACTAGGCTTTATGTTGAAACTAGACCATTCTGCATTCCTTTTACTCTGTTCTTggtcaatacatttttttttctcacttttgctAATCCATACCATTTTAGCCAAATTGCCTACCTATAGTATATAAATCACCTTCCTATTGTGCCATCCTGTTTTTCAGACACTGATCAAGGACCCCAAGCTCTCCAGTATTGTACTGAATCCTTGTGTTAAGCGCAGCATCAAACAGAAGATCTTCCATGATGCCCTTGCAAAGGCTAAGCTTTCACCCATCACTGTCAACCTGATTAGTGAGTGGTCGATGGATATAGCTGTGACACACTTTTATTAAGTGTTTGCTTTGGCATAACCAATGGACTATATTAAGACAAGTCGTAAAACTATAGGGTGTGGGTATGTTATGATAGACACATTTCCTGTTAGTGTGACACATTTCACTACTCATCCAAgtgactttttcattttaaaatacaatggtaatgttatgtttttaatgaagAATCTTTATCGTCATCACTGAGAAAATATACATATCACAAAGACGTGTAACAATCAATGTCCTGATGTTGTCGTGTGAGGCTGGATTTGCGGGCTTTCAAAGGTTTTAAATTGGCATGTTTTGAATtcaaattttctttcttttcccacAACAGCAGAACTCCACAAATATATTGCTACTAATATTATACATTGtgtaatgtttgctttttgtttgctttgcagATGTTTTGGCAGAAAACGGTCGTCTTACTTTAACTGGTGATGTTATAACTGCTTTCGGCAAAATGATAAGTGCACATCGAGGAGAGGTCATCTGTTCGGTCACTACTACCCAGGTATAAAATGGGTGGACAtgcatgttatttttatgtacGTTGTCGTTAAGTCTTCTAAACTTCAAAGTATCCACACATAAAGAGCGCCTTGTATGTATCAGTCAATTGAggtatttattgtattattttctttactttttatataaTGCAGAATCCTCCAATTAATATTTCTCAATTTCAGCCTCTGGATGAAGCTAATCTTGCTGACCTGAAAGTAGCTCTCAAAGGGTTTCTTCAGAAGGGTGAAACAATCAAGCTTGATTCAAAGGTAATGTGCAAATACTTGCTTTCACaaacagaaattacattttgtagtTGACtacaaaatgtcattgtgtAGTTATCTACAAACTACTTCACCTTTAGATGAGACAAACCAGTGTAATGCCAGATTAATCAATCATCAATAGTAACATTCTGAGTTATCTGTGATTTCTTCTGTTGTCACTTCATTACAGTCGGATCCTTCAATCCTGGGTGGCATGATTGTCAGTATTGGAGACAAGTATGTGGACAtgtccacaaaaacaaagattcaGAAGCTGACCAAGCTCATCAGGGAAACTTAAGTCCTGTGGACCCATTTTACAAGAGATCAGAGACAACCATATGGGGCAATCCTGATAAATGTTTATAACCACCTGTTCTAACAGTGCAGTTGCTTCATAAATCCAGTGTCTGTGCTTAAATTCAcgtgaatattaataaaaactaaaaaaacaaaatgcagaattGACTTTGTCATTAATCGTTGGCATTGTGACacttgtgttcattttattttaacaataaccAGCAATGATATAAACACATGGTTTCGTTAAGTAGAATATTTATAAAGTTGACACTGTaagaggtttttattttcttgttacaTTGTAAATGGAGTCCGAGTCTTTTGCActtaaaatatgtttgacttacttaaaatgacaaatccaATTTTTCtttactgatgttttttttattttggctaaACCCCTTGACATCGTGGAGGGGTGATAATGATGGCTGGCTCCGCTGTTTCCTGGAAGCCTGTGATGCGCATGCGTAGTCAGCGTATCCtgttttatgaatttttttaaGGCGAAAATGGCTGCCTCTCTCATCTAAACCTCTGCATAAAGGATTAAACGAGCGTAAAACAGGCAGCAGAAATTGCAGTCCCGTATCAAGACAAAATTCATGGATGCCCAGGCGTAATTTGTGCAGCGACTGCACGAAGATGTTTTGGCTGTCAGGGAAGGAAAACGAATGCGATTTCAAATTAACCCTTTCCAGTCTAACATCCACCAACAAATGAGGTATAAACAATTGATTTTACATTCTTAAAATTGTTTAGCATGTTTCTgctactgtatttacatttatctttgtgCGTGCAAGCTTTTTTGCAAACTGTAAGTCTAGTTTACTTCTTATGTCTTGACATAACTTACGTTATGTGCTGCTACGCTAAAAGGCCTGTTTGCTCTACCAAAAGTAAACTATTATTGTTTCTTGCGTTTGTCTGGGACATAGGTGCATTTGCAGCCttattaatgtttgtatttttgcacTCCGACAGAAAATGATGCACCAAgtgaccagcagcagcagtgactaTTGTATGAGTGGACTGACAGAGGACTGTCACCCTGCCAGCCACTTCGATTTATGTAGCACCCAATCCAACAAATTCTACCCCCCTCCCACAAACCCAGGTTTGCAGTCGTCTCTTAGCGGCCTATCACCTTTGCCACAGGGCATGCACAAAACCATGGCATGTCAAATGCAAGACACacaaaatgattttcaaattcAGACCGTGAGAATCAGAGGCACCGAAGGTGGAGGGCCTGAAGCCTCCAAGAAGAAGAAGGGCATTGTCAAGTCTGGCCGGAGAGGGAGGCCATCAGGGACAACAAAGTCAGCTGGTTACCGCACAAGTACTGGACGCCCACTGGGGACAACTAGAGCAGCTGGATTTAAAACCAGCCCAGGAAGGCCCCTTGGGACAACCAAAGCAGCAGGATATAAGGTCAGCCCAGGCAGGCCCCCCGGCAGCATCAAGAGTCTAGCAAGGCTCAAAAAGCTGGAGTTTGGTTGCGACGGAACCAAGAAACTTGACTTTAGCAACTGCAGTGTTCCCAATAAACTGGACTTCACAAGCTGTGATGTGCCACCTTTTCCATACACAATGATTGAAAAAAGAGACATCCACGAACCCAGTGGTAAAGTGAATGAAACTAGTGAATAGATCTGCAGCTGTTGATCCAGAAAGCAACAGGATGAATAGGGAAACATTTATCTTATGTAATGGAGGAAAAATCTTGTCATTTAGAAATTTCTCTGAGTTTTCACTGAgattttcttcatcttcataTGATAAATGACCTAACTATAATTATGTTATCCAAATTTGGCAGCAATGCATGCGTAGGAAATAATCACACCAGTCAGTATagcaaaaaaagtatttattattttgtagttAAAACCTCACTGGCGAGAGTATCATTTTCCCCTGCAAGTATTATGTTCCTCTACATTGTGACATGTTCCTATACTCTGGTTTTAACATTTCTATGGTCAGGTTCTTGtgacattttctacatttataataaataattaatacaatgatattataataataaataatgcattttagtATTAGCAGCCATTCATAGAAGCTTTTTCCTTGAGCATAAACGTGGATATGTAGTCTTTTCTATGTTGCTCAGTTTCTCAGCCTATGTTGCTGTTTGTGATTTTGATCTTTACACCTATAACGTGAACACTGCTTATACATTTCACTTAGTTTGAACTGGTAAAACTCAAAccacaatattatttttaacacagtagcattatttgtcatttctgctttttttttagatatacaTTTTAATCGTGTATGGTACTACCTGTTTTATTccttcaaattcattttataaGCACTTCCAGATTTACATCTACAGGATGTTGAAATGCTGTCagttttgggaaaaaaaaaacttaaaacagaaaatgatgttGCATATGTAATAAGCGCAAATGTGTTGTAtgtgaagacaaaataaaaaaaagaaatggtctTTTTCCACACGTTTCATCAAATGCTTTGCCTGTAATTCTCCCTGTAGGCACAAGAGGGCTCGTGTGACCAGACAATAGAAATCGGCTTTTAACAATAACTACTTTTAGCCCCCTATTCACATAAATGACAGCGTACTGACATTCATGGTCTGTCTTTGTGGAGCTATTCTTACCCAGTGTGAGAGCAGAATTGCCTAAAAAGACTAATAATGAGCCATGTTTCAATGTAAACGCTAGGGTGAGTAAGGAAGTTTCTACTCGACTTTATTCGTTTTTTCTTTTGGATCAGAACCCCCTCACCCACCCACCAACGAGTAAAAGAGGTTACAAAAACGAACCACCTTAGGAGCGAAGCCAACACCCTGATGCCATAAAGTTTTCAGTTCTTTTGCTGTCAAGTCGGTAGTAAATGAATGGTCTTTGTTTGATCTTCTAGGGCTGGCCCACAGCAGCGACTCTATTGTGCACTGCACATTTTGCGCTTATGGATACTCATAAATATCATTTGACAATACGCACAACTGATTATTTTTCGTGTTACGCGAGGGTATGATGGAATACAACCGGTGCTGTTTTTAATCGCACCTTTACCCCATTAGACACACACGAGACCTTGTGTGCTTTTCATGAGCGCTACGCGGCCCGTTTCCTCATGTCAGACGACTTTGTGGAAAGGCAACATGGCGCACGGAGTTCGCTTTGACCAGACAGGCCGCGCATTGCAATCGTCTTGTTTTTTCCCTGTCGCTACACTCAGACAGGCCTCTGTAAGACCCTGCAGGTAAATCGGGAGCATTTGGACAGGCGCACATCAACATCTAAAACTGGTGAAGCGGTTATTAGGCCATATAGCTGTTATTATACTAATGGCTATCAGAGACTTCACCTGGACGTgcatgtgcgtgtttgtgtgcgtgcgtgcctGGAAGTGTGCGCGTGTGTGAGGGGGGGTGAGTGTCACGGCCCTCTGCAGACGGGGGGTTGGGTAGCAGTGCCGATTGGTTGCTGCTCACCAACACAGTCAGTCTGGGCTTGTTTTAACATAACCGGGGGCACTTCGACAGCAGGCAAAAATCATGTTATAAATAAGCTGCTGTGGCTGTAAATGGACCGGTTATGGCACACTGAATTTCGCGGCTGTATGATGTTGCAGCGTATTGGAGATTTACTTGTTTTGTATCTAAAGACAGTTTTCAGAGGGCCGCCGCTGATGAGGCGATGAAGTGCAGAGAATGAGCGCTGTGCCTTGGCCTACTACtaaagcagctgcagctgggATTGTGCAGATCCGCGTTTACAATCCGAGAAAAACACTCGCTTTGTGCCACATTATCAAACATTTACTGTTGGTTTCACGGTGACCGACCTCCAGATGGTGAGTTTTTTTGCGATTTCCACGTGTTGATGAGTGTTGTGAACGTAGCGCCGATCAGCCCTTTTTGTGAGTTAATAGTAGCTTCCTATGTGTGGTTGTAGCTTGTTTGTGTGAGCCACTCACTATGATGGCTCAGTGTCACCACTTTTACTACAGCTTCGGCGCTCCTCCATTGACTGTTAGTCACCGATCACCAAGAACCCCAACCATCAAACTAGGTGGTATTGTTTCCTTGTAGTGTTTGAAACAAGTAAACGGGGCGAGCTGTGGTTGTGTTTGGTGTTGTGCCGTCCGACCTGCCTCTAGTATGGAGGCCAGGCAATGTCGGCATGTTAGTGTTGAGTGCGTGGTGTGCTGTTTTAAACTGAAGGTTAATCAGACTGGATGTGGTTGCCGCATTATTAACGCAATGTTTTTATATCAgtatgttttatagtttttttttacagtattgaAGCTTTATTGGTTGGAGAGAAACTTGTCTAACCTGCTTCTTTTCCCTATGTGACAGGATATAGCCATGACAACATGAATCAGTCATACAGACCGCCTGTTAGGGTAGGCTTAGTGCTTGGTTCAGGCCAGCAAGAGCTGAGGCCCTGCAATGGCCCTGTGAGCACTTCCTATGGAAACCAATGTGGCATTGTAAAATGTGGGTCAGACCAGCCATCACCCATGCAACTGCCACCCTCCAGCCTCAAACAGCCAGCTGTAGTGGGGTACAATCAACCAGGCCGATCTCACTGTTACAGCCCATTGAGGAAGCTGCAGGATCTAAACACTGCAGTCAGCAGACACAACGTGGAGAGAGATCTCCAACCTAGGAACTTTTTGCTCTGTGCAAGCCCaatcagtgatgatgatgatgagtttGAGGCACCTTCAGTGCAGCTTCCTCCTTCTCCAGGCAATGATGACACGGACCCATTTGAAACTCTACAGGACATGGACAGAAATGGCTTCTCATCTCACAGTCCTGACAGTATGGAGCCCAGCTCCCCTATCCCAAATGGGTATTTGCATTTTGGTTCCACACTTTTTGACAGCAGTGGAATtaaggaggaggatgatgagaGGGAGAACAACATTAGTGAGGAACTGATGCCCTTTCACAACTCCCCAAAGTTTAGTCAGGACCACACCGTTACTGATAGTAAGACCATACGTGACTCAGGAGTGGATAAAAGAACATGCAGACCAACTGTCTTCAATCTCATGTCAAAAACAATATCAGAACTCAACCCTACACTAAGCCCTAGCGCGCTGCCAGAAATCACTATGAGAGATGGGTGGATGTTAGGTGAGGAATCGGACAGTGATGGTGAACTTCCCTCCCCTGACCCTGGGCTTATTTCGCCTCCTGGCACCGATTCTAATGTGAGTCTGAAGCACCTGGGTTACTTTATAATAGACACTTTATCTTCCAATGAGAATTCCACTATAACTGTCCATACATAAAAGCGATGCGCtcctaattttttatttatttatttgttatttcaaatcACGTTTTAGAAATGCTAAGAAGCATGTATGTATGTCCATATGCATACAACTTCTGCTCTTTTGAGTAAATGTGCTCAAATTTATGTTCCTAACAGTTTTTGATATATGGTGGTTAGATGCACaagttaaaaatacaatacagtatCATGACTGgaattttttactttaaattgcCCTGATGTCAACGGGTTTCTGCATTATACCACaagtttataaaacatttttatcatcttTGTTAGTCCAACAGCCCAAAGAAAAAGCCTCTTCCTGCAGTAAAATACTTGGAAGGTGACCTGGTATGGGCGAAGTTCAACAGACGGCCCTGGTGGCCCTGCCAAATTACCTGCGATCCACCACAGGGTACCCACACTAAGATGAAAGGTGAGGTTGTATTTGCATATAGATTTTATAATGACATTGGTTTGTGTTATTGTAAGTTAATTAATAGGCtgaattatatatttgtttttaattttttttagttccCAGCCCCCGTCCTTGTAGGATGTATTTTTTGAAGACAATTGGAGAGGTCGAAGAACATGCCTGGGTCCCGGGAAATGTCATTGTTCCTTTTGTAGGGGGCAATCAGTTTGAAGACTTACCTGTACTTAGACGGAGGGGaaagcagaaagacagagactaCAAATATACGGTATATTtatgaaatgcatttaaaaatcttacatttagtcatttaacagactcttttatccaaagcgacttacaaagGAGGtacactgcaagaaaaaaatctaagtcaaggagaaaacaaattttGTATAATATCTAATTCTGTTCTTGGCAGATACCCAAAAGTTTGCTGACGGCATGGAATGTCAGTGTGAGAGTTGCTGAGGACCTACTCCCTACCCGACAAAGGAATACGGAAAGTGTGCTTTCTGTATCTTTCAATAGAGAAGAGCGTGTACTGAGCCCACTGCCAAGTGAAATACCACAGGATGCTCCCCCTCTTTCTGTGAAACCTAATCAAATACCATCACCCAGTAGGACCCGCAATGAAAATGAGCACCATTGCATCAAAAACTCTGCAGTTGAATCCAATAAAAGCAAAGTTtgtaagaaaaagaagaaatgtttgtCTGACATATTCAGCCATATAGTTGGTGGTTCAAAAGAATCTTCTACTGTCAACATAATGGCAGATAAGTTTAATACAACAACTTGTGCACTGAGAGAAGAGCCAAAGGACTCCCCTTACGCTGATCTGGATTCAGTTCCATTGCTGCATCGACCTAAACGCACAGCAGTGGCTCCAATAGAGGATgtagataaaagaaaagaacGGAGctcaacaaaagcaaaaacaaagtttattgAAAAGGTGAACCAATGTAGAGATTCCTGTGATTCCGCaagcattttaacaaataatttgaCAACTAAAGATACCAATTCTGAACAGAGTTTTGGCAACTGTAATGAACTGTCTAACAATTCATCTATAAAGGACTCAAATCTTACTGTTGCCGACCATCTGACGATTAGGACTCTGAAATCTGAGGACAAGACAGATCTCAAAGATGCGTTGTCCACAACCCAAAGTTCAACAGAAGAAGCCGACAATAATAATCGCCTTGCTAATACACCTAATAGTGCACCAATCAAAACTGAAATGTCTCCTCACTGGGAATTCCCTAGCATTTCATCATCTTTAACAAATCACAGCTCTCCAAAAAGGCGTGCAAGGAAGCCAGATAAGAAACGAATTCGCAATGGCTCATTGATTCATTCCACGTGCGATACATTAAAGTGTGTAAGCTCTAGTGTGTCCACTGAACAAGCTGTTAATATCAAGACAGAACAGAGTATTCCAGACCTAGCATCTCCTCCGCCATCCTCATTTCTGTCTCCAATGGATGCTTTTCAGGATGCAAAGGAACTAACATTTAAATCTCTTCTGAAGGCGGACAACAGTGACTCAGAGTTAACTGTGTTTCGGCCTGATTCCAATTATAAATTTAGTACTTTCCTGATGGTGCTGAAAGACATTCATGATATAAGGGAGAAAGAAGGTAAACCCCTGACTCTCCCACCATCGCCAGTGCTGATTAAGGAGGAACCCCTGGTCATCCCTTCTATTACAGGGGATCACCTGCTGAATGGATATTGTGATAGTTTCACTCAAGGGATCAAAACGGGGGATAACCAGACAGAGAAATCCACAACACCTCACAACACAGCTGTGAAATCCAAGAATAAGACTAAAGCTATTATGTCAGCAGACACGTACCATTGTAAAGACTCTTCAGGTCACTCTCAGATTGTGAATTCAGACAAGCAGCGTAGGAAACAAAAATTACCTGCCAAAGTAAAACTCGCAATACCTGGCCTTTCTTCAGACCTCGCTGACTTAGCTTACGGCAGGGAGTTTGTAAGTGGCCATGCTGACTTAGCTGATCCTGGGTGTGGTTCTCCTGTCGCAACTGATGCCTCAGCCAGCTACCTCAGTAAGAACTCAGAATCCACTGTGGCTCCAAAGAAGCGCTGGCAGGTGGTTGAGGGGGCTGTTGAGAATAGGAATGAAGTTATAAGAGAGGCGCCTGCTGAGATCAATGGGCTTTGCACAACAGAAACGTCGGCAGATCTTGAGCTGGAGGTTGAGAACCAGGCAGAGAATGAGTGGCACTTCTCAGAGTCAAACTGTAAAGCTGGTAGGGCACAAACTCCTGCTGTAAAGTTTATCCAGCGATATAGCAAAATGAGCAAGAAAAtaatatgtacatttataaatgtttacacaGGGCATGCGGAGAATAAACGTCTTCGGAAACCAACTAAAAGGCTCCTGGAGTCGGCTGAAGagtatgaaaaaatatttattccaaaaaagaaatcaaagaaaCGCACCTCAGAATCTTTAAAAATGGTAAGAAATATTTCAGTCTTTAACAtagatttttcttatttatttatttgattctaattgttctgtttttaagtgttttaaatatttaagaattATACTCTTAACAGAGTTTTGATGGATATGTAAACCTTAACGTTAACTGTGCAGGTAACTGTATGTAATGCATTTTAGGAAATCtttgaaaatactgtaaatacagttttcCTTTATAATAAAGTACATAAACTAAATACTTCTTCTTCAAACCCTATAGGACAAACTTACTGTTTATCTGGCAAAAGTAGCAACCATCTTAATTTGTATTCTTAGAATTTACAACTTATCACCTTGTACTTTTCACGATTAAATAAGTCGTGTACGTTGCTCTGAAATATGCATTTGTTCTTTTAAGGGAataatttgtgtatttgcacAAATTATTAATTCATCAAGTTACAATTATAGAAATAAATAGGAACTTAATAGACTTTTCTTGTCTTGACACTGTAAAAGTTTTATGTAGCAGTACTGTAGCAACATTTTACAGCCCAACCTTGATTTAAAACATGCCCGTGTACGCGTTTGAAAATTGCATTGATACAAAGTATCAATTTGATACAAAGTAACTTCATTTACACATGTGTACACAGCACACATCAGGGATGACAGCACTCCATAAGCTAAGCCCTACGTCGGGAATTGTTACCTCAGCTTCTTCCTCCGAAGAACAAACCAAGACTCCAGCTCAGCATGAACAGAGACCATCTCAGGATGAACTTTCTCCGGTAACATCCTTAGTATCCCCAGCCACAGCTCAACTCTCCCTtgaaacagagacacaagaaGAAACTGATCTACCTCCTGAATTGGgtaataaagtttaaaatgtcttttattgaaTATTAAGTTTACTATACTATCCCTATAAGTTTACTTTATATGGTCatcacttatatagtgcttttctacctattggcactcaaagcactttacactgcttcttattcactggttggcactcacaatctcacacactcatggccaacgctcaccgggagcaactaagttggtgttcagtgtcttgcccgtcGAAGTTCAGGACAATTCGACGTGTGAGCGGAGGAGCAGGGGatttaaccaacaactgtgagattggtggacaaccgttCTACcatcctgcgccacagttgctttactatactatactatgcATCATGTGAAAACTTGTGATGTTTGTTCTTAGATACAGGGCTATTAAACCAAGAAAGAAAGAGGCCAAGGAAACTCTCACATAGAGTGCTCGAATGTACCATAGAAGAAGTTTCTTTTGCTTCACCAAAAAAGAAGGTATGTTAGGGCAGAGGTAGCTCTTAGCGAGCTGTCTTTGTCAGGACAAAAACTATTGCAGTTTGTATTTTGGACTTATATTAacaatttgttaattttgttttgggTCTAGGAGCACAAGCAACACTGCGGAGATACCACAGAAGTGAAGGTGTTAAT
This window encodes:
- the nsd1a gene encoding histone-lysine N-methyltransferase, H3 lysine-36 specific isoform X1; this encodes MNQSYRPPVRVGLVLGSGQQELRPCNGPVSTSYGNQCGIVKCGSDQPSPMQLPPSSLKQPAVVGYNQPGRSHCYSPLRKLQDLNTAVSRHNVERDLQPRNFLLCASPISDDDDEFEAPSVQLPPSPGNDDTDPFETLQDMDRNGFSSHSPDSMEPSSPIPNGYLHFGSTLFDSSGIKEEDDERENNISEELMPFHNSPKFSQDHTVTDSKTIRDSGVDKRTCRPTVFNLMSKTISELNPTLSPSALPEITMRDGWMLGEESDSDGELPSPDPGLISPPGTDSNSNSPKKKPLPAVKYLEGDLVWAKFNRRPWWPCQITCDPPQGTHTKMKVPSPRPCRMYFLKTIGEVEEHAWVPGNVIVPFVGGNQFEDLPVLRRRGKQKDRDYKYTIPKSLLTAWNVSVRVAEDLLPTRQRNTESVLSVSFNREERVLSPLPSEIPQDAPPLSVKPNQIPSPSRTRNENEHHCIKNSAVESNKSKVCKKKKKCLSDIFSHIVGGSKESSTVNIMADKFNTTTCALREEPKDSPYADLDSVPLLHRPKRTAVAPIEDVDKRKERSSTKAKTKFIEKVNQCRDSCDSASILTNNLTTKDTNSEQSFGNCNELSNNSSIKDSNLTVADHLTIRTLKSEDKTDLKDALSTTQSSTEEADNNNRLANTPNSAPIKTEMSPHWEFPSISSSLTNHSSPKRRARKPDKKRIRNGSLIHSTCDTLKCVSSSVSTEQAVNIKTEQSIPDLASPPPSSFLSPMDAFQDAKELTFKSLLKADNSDSELTVFRPDSNYKFSTFLMVLKDIHDIREKEGKPLTLPPSPVLIKEEPLVIPSITGDHLLNGYCDSFTQGIKTGDNQTEKSTTPHNTAVKSKNKTKAIMSADTYHCKDSSGHSQIVNSDKQRRKQKLPAKVKLAIPGLSSDLADLAYGREFVSGHADLADPGCGSPVATDASASYLSKNSESTVAPKKRWQVVEGAVENRNEVIREAPAEINGLCTTETSADLELEVENQAENEWHFSESNCKAGHAENKRLRKPTKRLLESAEEYEKIFIPKKKSKKRTSESLKMHTSGMTALHKLSPTSGIVTSASSSEEQTKTPAQHEQRPSQDELSPVTSLVSPATAQLSLETETQEETDLPPELDTGLLNQERKRPRKLSHRVLECTIEEVSFASPKKKEHKQHCGDTTEVKVLINEAQALSVKKEKSVPNTSSAPAAASQHAEAKDVLRGHSPNTPPSPLGSKTPKQEAEMEACSTEEKQNVHTGTLTPKTEGLSDGLNDIHSCQMDVKGKIGSTPSKENVCQICERTGDLLVCDGHCYGAFHLRCIGLSAPPKGKFFCRECNTGVHSCFVCKKSGNGVKRCIIPLCGRFYHTDCILAFSATQPHNKGFRCPLHVCLSCHITNPLSICNSKGRLARCVRCPVAYHANDNCMAAGSVVLANNSFLCPNHFIPRKGYKNHEHINVSWCFVCSEGGSLLCCEACPAAFHRECLNMEMPQGSWFCNDCKAGKKPRIKDILWVKWARYRWWPAEVCLAKDVPNNILKQKHEVGEFPVQFFGSKDFVWTYQARVFPYMEGDIHSIEKMGKGADSVYKNALIEAAERFRELQAEKEMKQLQEDRKNDKKPPPYRHIRVNRTVGKAQIITADLSEIPRCNCKATDENPCGIDSECINRMLMYECHPQVCVAGERCQNQAFTKREYTPVEIFRTLSCGWGLRAVSDIKKGAFVSEYVGEVIDEEECRARIRHAQENDICNFYMLTLDKDRIIDAGPKGNQARFMNHSCQPNCETQKWTVNGDTRVGLFALQDIPKGVELTFNYNLECLGNGKTACKCGAPNCSGFLGVRPKNQPSGEKIKPKEGKRKFGVKKKTKQEVTKEREDECFSCGDGGQIVSCKKPGCPKVYHADCLNLARRPAGRWECPWHQCDVCGKEAASFCEMCPSSYCKEHRDGMLFISKLDGKLSCSEHDPCGPDPLEPGEIREYVDNMTSMRPGATAVPVSSLLVPDSKRASCSAALITSPTDQTALARQEPPPRLYINTKTATSSFVPSSMPFTDRTEGKAFSTPTSLKNEREDWELEDGEVCGMDMEEVDVDDEEEVDVNDEEDEDEEEVEEEEEMEIVEDHEEEELLYGGHLLEEGEEEDDEGDVYDTCDYDEDADDGEEWGRVEDDDK